The following proteins are co-located in the Gloeocapsa sp. PCC 7428 genome:
- a CDS encoding DUF4926 domain-containing protein has protein sequence MTLELYQEVTLTRDLPEYELKAGDIATLVDFVPHPSGGEEGCVLEVFNAVGESLTVIVVPISTVSSLSADEILTVRSLAKAS, from the coding sequence AAGAAGTCACCTTAACTCGTGACTTACCAGAATATGAGCTAAAAGCGGGAGATATTGCAACGCTAGTTGACTTTGTGCCGCATCCGAGTGGTGGCGAAGAAGGTTGTGTACTGGAAGTCTTCAATGCGGTTGGCGAATCTCTGACAGTGATTGTTGTACCAATTTCTACTGTGAGTTCCCTAAGTGCTGATGAAATTTTAACAGTACGCTCTTTAGCAAAAGCAAGTTGA
- a CDS encoding cytidine deaminase: MHQELIKKATTVLGEFQLAEQGLSAGSVSCALMTNAGTIFTGICLDLACGIGFCAEHAAIAEMLKARETVIDYIVAVSSKKILMPCGRCRELMVQVSKENLKAKVIVDDISYITLSDLLPHHWM, from the coding sequence ATGCACCAAGAACTAATCAAGAAAGCCACTACCGTACTTGGAGAATTTCAGCTTGCCGAACAGGGGTTATCAGCAGGATCTGTAAGTTGCGCATTAATGACAAACGCAGGCACTATTTTTACAGGAATATGTTTGGACTTGGCGTGTGGTATTGGGTTTTGTGCTGAACACGCAGCGATCGCCGAGATGCTTAAAGCCCGTGAAACTGTGATTGATTACATTGTGGCAGTGAGTTCAAAAAAAATCCTGATGCCATGTGGAAGGTGCAGAGAGTTAATGGTACAGGTAAGTAAAGAGAATCTCAAGGCAAAAGTGATCGTTGATGACATAAGTTACATAACGCTAAGCGATTTGTTACCTCATCACTGGATGTAG
- the ilvN gene encoding acetolactate synthase small subunit, whose amino-acid sequence MKHTLSVLVEDEAGVLTRIAGLFARRGFNIESLAVGPAEQNGISRITMVVPGDDRVIEQLTKQLYKLVNVLKVQDITETPCVERELMLLKVNATSSTRSEIVELSQIFRARVVDVAEDSLTLEVVGDPGKMVAIVQVLQKFGLREVARTGKIALTRESGVNTELLKSLEAAKV is encoded by the coding sequence ATGAAACACACCTTATCTGTTTTAGTAGAAGATGAAGCGGGAGTTTTGACCCGCATTGCTGGTTTATTTGCACGTCGTGGCTTTAATATCGAAAGCCTCGCAGTAGGACCTGCGGAACAAAACGGCATTTCGCGAATTACAATGGTTGTCCCAGGTGACGATCGCGTCATCGAGCAACTGACAAAACAACTCTACAAGCTCGTTAACGTCCTCAAAGTACAGGATATTACCGAAACTCCGTGTGTCGAGCGCGAATTAATGCTGCTCAAAGTCAACGCTACAAGTTCGACACGCTCAGAAATTGTTGAGTTATCACAGATTTTCCGCGCCCGCGTTGTCGATGTTGCTGAAGATTCACTCACGTTAGAAGTCGTCGGCGATCCTGGTAAAATGGTGGCGATCGTTCAGGTGTTGCAAAAGTTTGGTCTACGCGAAGTCGCTCGCACGGGCAAAATTGCTTTAACCAGAGAATCTGGAGTGAATACAGAACTACTTAAATCTTTAGAAGCAGCAAAAGTTTAA
- a CDS encoding lycopene cyclase domain-containing protein yields the protein MSYFVFHLLFVLPPILFLAWIQPQPLAGVGGRRAWLGLPLIAVVAFIYTTPWDNYLVWRKVWGYGSDRVLGTIGYVPIEEYLFFILQCILTGLWLYWLLGRQQKSTQQTASPVLRVLLLVVGVTLSVAGFLMLRSPSTVYLGLILAWAAPVITLQWVIGAATLQAMQRIWLIATVVPTLYLWVIDRIAIGNGIWQISEMYTTGLQLFGLPIEEAIFFLVTNIMVVQGLLLLLLLKLPKIAAIASVD from the coding sequence ATGAGCTATTTTGTCTTTCACTTGTTGTTTGTGCTTCCCCCAATTTTGTTTCTTGCATGGATACAGCCGCAACCACTTGCAGGTGTCGGTGGGCGTAGGGCGTGGTTAGGATTACCTTTAATTGCCGTTGTCGCTTTTATTTATACAACGCCTTGGGATAACTATTTAGTTTGGCGGAAAGTGTGGGGATATGGTAGCGATCGCGTTTTAGGCACAATTGGCTATGTACCAATTGAAGAATATTTATTTTTTATCCTGCAATGTATTTTGACAGGACTTTGGCTTTACTGGCTGCTGGGGCGTCAACAAAAGTCAACTCAACAGACGGCTTCCCCTGTTTTACGCGTGCTGTTACTGGTAGTTGGGGTAACGTTAAGTGTTGCTGGGTTTTTGATGCTGCGATCGCCCTCGACAGTATATTTAGGACTTATTCTCGCTTGGGCTGCGCCTGTAATAACGCTGCAATGGGTGATAGGTGCAGCAACACTGCAAGCAATGCAACGCATCTGGTTAATTGCGACTGTGGTACCGACACTCTATTTATGGGTAATTGACCGCATTGCAATTGGTAACGGTATTTGGCAAATTTCTGAAATGTATACGACGGGGTTACAGTTGTTTGGCTTGCCAATCGAAGAGGCAATTTTCTTTCTTGTTACTAATATTATGGTAGTGCAGGGACTGTTATTGTTGCTGTTGTTAAAACTGCCAAAAATTGCAGCGATCGCATCTGTTGATTAA
- a CDS encoding isopenicillin N synthase family oxygenase gives MQIPVIDFQPFTKGDSETRQAVAQQIYQACHEIGFMYLKNPGISPQQIEALFTQSQSFFNLPLEVKQQLAWSDEVSNRGYVGIERERLDPDKPGDLKEAFNVGKELSSYGAAAAMIVNKWLPDREDFQSDVLAFWDACCEVAAQVLQAFAIALQVPEDFFETKHDRQNHTLRLLHYPPIAQLPKPGQVRAGAHSDYGSMTLLFQDRVGGLEVQTRSGEWILAPAIPDTVVVNTGDLMQRWTNHIFCSTKHRVLIPTDERITQSRYSIAFFCHPNHDAEIACLPSCRRENPAIYPPISAGEHLLSRLQATY, from the coding sequence ATGCAGATTCCAGTTATTGATTTTCAGCCATTCACCAAAGGCGATTCAGAAACACGACAAGCTGTAGCACAGCAAATTTATCAAGCTTGTCACGAAATTGGATTCATGTATCTCAAAAATCCAGGGATATCTCCGCAACAAATCGAAGCCCTATTTACGCAATCGCAGTCTTTCTTTAATCTTCCTTTAGAAGTCAAGCAGCAATTAGCTTGGAGTGATGAAGTCAGTAATCGCGGTTATGTTGGAATTGAAAGAGAACGTCTCGATCCTGATAAACCTGGAGATCTCAAAGAAGCATTTAATGTTGGTAAAGAACTCAGTAGCTATGGCGCTGCTGCGGCAATGATAGTTAACAAGTGGCTACCCGATCGCGAAGATTTTCAAAGCGATGTTCTTGCTTTTTGGGATGCTTGTTGCGAAGTTGCAGCACAAGTTTTACAAGCATTTGCGATCGCCTTACAAGTACCAGAAGACTTTTTTGAAACTAAGCACGATCGGCAAAATCATACATTACGACTACTGCATTATCCACCCATCGCGCAACTACCAAAACCAGGACAAGTTCGCGCTGGGGCGCATTCTGACTATGGGAGTATGACACTTTTATTTCAGGATCGCGTAGGAGGATTAGAAGTCCAAACGAGAAGTGGTGAATGGATTTTAGCACCTGCAATTCCTGATACAGTCGTCGTCAATACAGGAGATTTGATGCAGCGGTGGACAAATCATATTTTCTGTTCTACCAAGCATCGAGTTCTGATTCCAACAGATGAACGGATAACGCAATCGCGCTATTCTATTGCCTTTTTCTGTCATCCCAACCACGATGCAGAGATTGCGTGTCTTCCCAGTTGTCGTAGAGAAAATCCAGCGATTTATCCACCCATATCCGCTGGAGAACATTTATTGAGTCGCCTACAAGCAACTTATTAA
- a CDS encoding DUF3891 family protein — protein MYWKYMIVNPTRDGWEIIYHRAHALLAAQIAGQWRRKEVPIRLYETIAAISHHDDLEKEWEEKCLTPAGAPMDFTLDPETSYDELRKHLEGALYRGRWVALLNSMHMSRLQEGKRSESAEAARFLDEQLKNQQQWCKELGISKQDADDAYAFMQWCDRASLILCQKELPADNRALEISKAHDGQRYDIMQVDEGFVTVTPWCFEDKRFTVNVEASDLNQVKFDDNASLVKALKAAPRRIIEWTFVK, from the coding sequence GTGTATTGGAAATATATGATCGTTAACCCTACCCGTGATGGATGGGAAATTATCTATCACCGCGCCCATGCGTTGCTTGCAGCCCAAATTGCTGGACAATGGCGAAGAAAAGAAGTTCCTATTCGGTTATATGAGACGATCGCCGCAATTTCGCACCACGATGACTTAGAAAAAGAATGGGAGGAAAAGTGTCTCACGCCAGCAGGCGCGCCAATGGACTTTACGCTCGATCCCGAAACATCTTATGATGAGTTACGCAAGCATCTAGAAGGTGCATTATATCGCGGGCGCTGGGTAGCATTGCTAAATTCAATGCATATGAGTCGCTTGCAAGAAGGAAAACGTTCCGAATCCGCCGAAGCTGCTCGTTTTTTAGACGAACAGTTAAAGAATCAACAGCAGTGGTGTAAAGAATTAGGGATCTCAAAACAAGATGCAGATGATGCGTATGCATTTATGCAGTGGTGCGATCGCGCTTCATTAATTCTTTGTCAAAAAGAACTCCCCGCCGATAATCGCGCCCTAGAAATTAGTAAAGCACACGACGGGCAACGTTACGACATCATGCAAGTCGATGAAGGCTTCGTGACAGTCACACCGTGGTGTTTTGAAGATAAGCGCTTTACAGTCAATGTAGAAGCATCCGATCTCAATCAAGTTAAATTTGATGACAACGCCAGCTTAGTTAAAGCGTTAAAAGCCGCACCGCGTCGAATCATCGAGTGGACATTTGTCAAGTGA
- a CDS encoding GTP-binding protein: protein MTNLMTSTTESALNIPKRGMPVTIITGFLGSGKTTLLNQILTNKKDLKVAVLVNEFGDINIDSQLLVSLDEDMVELSNGCICCTINDGLVDAVYRVLERDSRIDYLVIETTGIADPLPIILTFVGTELRDLTQLDSILTLVDAEAFTPDHFNSEAALKQIYYGDMILLNKIDLVSSQKLEEVQAYIRNIKAGARIIPTQYGQVPLPLILGIGMTPVDMFTQDTHSDRHHHHHHHHHHDHHSHHLENDGFVSLSFESDRPFSVHKFEQFLTQQMPQNIFRAKGILWFSDSDLRHIFQLSGSRYDMNAEQWVSSPKNQLVLIGRDLDIAQVQQQLNECLV from the coding sequence ATGACAAATTTAATGACATCGACAACTGAATCTGCATTAAATATTCCTAAGCGAGGAATGCCAGTAACAATTATTACTGGTTTTTTAGGAAGTGGTAAAACAACATTACTTAATCAAATTCTGACGAACAAAAAGGATTTGAAAGTTGCTGTTTTAGTGAATGAATTTGGCGATATCAACATTGACAGTCAACTTTTAGTTTCGCTCGATGAAGACATGGTAGAACTCAGTAATGGTTGTATTTGTTGCACAATTAATGATGGACTTGTTGATGCTGTTTATCGAGTTTTAGAACGTGACAGCCGTATTGATTACTTAGTGATAGAAACGACAGGTATTGCCGATCCTTTACCAATCATTCTCACGTTTGTCGGTACAGAACTACGCGATTTGACTCAGCTAGATTCGATCCTGACGTTAGTTGATGCTGAGGCATTTACTCCCGATCACTTTAATAGTGAAGCTGCACTAAAACAAATTTACTATGGAGATATGATTTTGCTGAATAAAATTGACCTTGTGTCTTCGCAAAAGTTAGAGGAAGTACAAGCTTATATTCGTAATATTAAAGCAGGAGCAAGAATTATTCCAACTCAATACGGTCAAGTTCCGTTACCGCTAATTCTCGGTATAGGAATGACACCAGTTGACATGTTCACTCAAGATACACATAGCGATCGCCATCACCACCATCACCACCATCACCACCACGATCATCACTCGCATCATCTCGAAAACGATGGCTTTGTTTCATTATCCTTCGAGAGCGATCGCCCGTTTAGTGTGCATAAATTTGAACAGTTTCTCACGCAACAAATGCCACAAAATATTTTTCGCGCTAAAGGTATTTTGTGGTTTAGCGATAGCGATTTACGACATATTTTTCAACTGAGTGGTTCGCGCTATGATATGAATGCAGAACAATGGGTGAGTTCTCCAAAAAACCAATTGGTATTGATTGGGCGTGATTTAGATATTGCTCAAGTTCAACAACAGCTAAATGAGTGTTTGGTGTGA
- a CDS encoding GNAT family N-acetyltransferase → MSFKIIQVENEEHKKHIYRLLEENLTVTHFLVQREFSITFDVDVLLQQDIIKMPQFVSPAGRLLIAEYDDRIAGCAGLRKIGEDVGEIKRMYVRPEYRRKGIGKALVQAIISEAQQIGYSKLRLDCAPFAKAAQALYHSVGFQRIQPYPESEIPEEYYVNWIFMELMFK, encoded by the coding sequence ATGAGCTTTAAAATTATTCAAGTAGAAAATGAGGAGCATAAAAAACATATTTATAGATTACTTGAAGAGAATTTAACTGTAACTCATTTTCTTGTTCAACGTGAATTTAGTATTACTTTTGATGTAGATGTTCTTTTGCAGCAGGATATCATAAAAATGCCGCAGTTTGTTTCTCCAGCAGGGCGATTGTTGATAGCAGAATATGACGATCGCATTGCAGGCTGCGCTGGATTGCGGAAAATTGGCGAGGATGTGGGCGAAATTAAAAGAATGTATGTTCGTCCAGAATACCGCAGAAAAGGAATTGGTAAGGCTTTAGTGCAAGCAATTATTAGTGAAGCACAACAGATAGGTTACTCAAAGTTACGTTTGGATTGCGCACCTTTTGCTAAAGCAGCACAAGCACTTTATCATTCAGTTGGTTTTCAACGCATTCAGCCATATCCTGAAAGTGAAATTCCTGAAGAATATTATGTAAATTGGATATTTATGGAGTTAATGTTTAAATGA
- a CDS encoding GNAT family N-acetyltransferase, translating into MIRCENARDASAIYDVHTQAFERENEAQLVDKIRESDCYIPQLSFVAEVDNTLVGHILFSYIELAGEENFRVLGLAPLAVVSKFQRQGIGSALVQVGLETADKMGEALVVVLGHPQFYPRFGFQPSVNYCIASPFPVPEDAFMVKLLTAYQEKYQGKVIYPPAFQEV; encoded by the coding sequence ATGATTCGTTGTGAAAATGCGCGAGATGCTTCGGCGATTTATGATGTTCACACTCAAGCTTTTGAACGTGAAAATGAGGCGCAATTAGTTGATAAAATTCGTGAGTCGGATTGTTATATTCCTCAATTGTCATTCGTTGCAGAAGTTGATAATACTTTAGTTGGTCACATTTTATTTAGTTATATTGAACTTGCAGGAGAAGAAAATTTCCGCGTATTAGGTTTAGCACCTTTAGCAGTTGTTTCTAAATTTCAAAGACAAGGAATTGGTAGCGCACTTGTGCAAGTTGGTTTAGAAACTGCGGATAAGATGGGAGAAGCTTTAGTAGTTGTTTTAGGACATCCTCAGTTTTATCCGCGCTTTGGTTTTCAGCCATCGGTTAATTATTGCATTGCGTCGCCTTTTCCTGTACCAGAAGACGCTTTTATGGTGAAACTGCTGACAGCTTACCAGGAAAAATATCAAGGAAAAGTTATTTATCCACCTGCTTTTCAAGAAGTATAA
- a CDS encoding Asp-tRNA(Asn)/Glu-tRNA(Gln) amidotransferase GatCAB subunit A, whose product MNDAVAIAAAVREGKISAVEVTQTALQRIRQRQELNCFTAITDESALRDAKRIDDAIAAGNDPGSLAGVPFAVKNLYDVAGITTLAGAKINAENPPATHDATLVAKLKQAGAVLVGTLNMDEYAYGFVTENAHYGATHNPHDFNRVAGGSSGGSAAAVAANLVPITLGTDTNGSIRVPAAFCGILGLKPTYGRLSRAGVALFSSSLDHTGPFARSVRDVATVFDLLQGYDDRDPVCTRKSPELCLPQLNQGIENLRIAIAGDYFTKGAEPEAIAAVEQVAQALDITEYITLPEAHRARAAAFVITSCEGANLHIEKLRSRPQDFDFATRDRFLAGALIPSHWYIQAQRFRRWFRDRVKEVFQNVDIILAPTTPCFAPLIGQKTMILDGEEILIRPHLGLFTQPLSFIGLPVLSVPIHHPGSLPLGVQLIAAPYNEALILRVAAVLEAKGIVSTYTS is encoded by the coding sequence ATGAATGATGCTGTCGCGATCGCTGCTGCTGTGCGTGAAGGTAAAATAAGCGCTGTAGAAGTGACACAAACTGCACTCCAACGCATTAGACAACGCCAAGAACTTAACTGTTTTACGGCGATTACCGATGAATCTGCATTGCGCGATGCAAAACGAATTGATGATGCGATCGCCGCAGGAAACGACCCTGGTTCGCTTGCAGGAGTTCCCTTTGCAGTCAAAAATTTATACGATGTTGCTGGAATTACGACGCTTGCAGGTGCAAAAATTAACGCAGAAAATCCACCAGCAACGCACGACGCCACACTAGTCGCTAAATTAAAACAAGCAGGCGCGGTACTCGTTGGTACGTTAAATATGGATGAGTACGCCTATGGTTTTGTTACTGAGAATGCACATTATGGCGCGACGCACAATCCCCACGATTTCAACCGCGTTGCAGGCGGTTCTTCTGGCGGTTCCGCAGCAGCAGTAGCGGCGAATTTAGTACCCATAACGCTCGGTACAGATACAAATGGCTCAATTCGCGTCCCTGCGGCGTTTTGTGGCATATTGGGCTTAAAACCAACGTATGGTAGGTTATCTCGCGCGGGAGTTGCATTATTTTCCAGTAGTTTAGATCATACTGGACCATTTGCACGTTCAGTTCGCGACGTGGCAACGGTGTTTGATTTGTTGCAAGGATACGACGATCGCGATCCAGTATGTACGCGAAAATCACCCGAATTGTGTTTACCGCAACTCAATCAGGGTATTGAGAATTTACGAATTGCTATTGCAGGTGATTACTTTACCAAAGGCGCTGAACCGGAAGCGATCGCAGCAGTTGAACAAGTCGCGCAAGCGTTGGATATAACAGAATATATCACGCTCCCTGAAGCACACCGCGCCCGCGCCGCAGCGTTTGTGATTACTTCGTGTGAAGGTGCAAATCTGCATATCGAGAAGTTGCGATCGCGCCCCCAAGATTTTGATTTCGCAACGCGCGATCGCTTTTTGGCTGGGGCTTTGATTCCGAGTCATTGGTACATTCAAGCGCAACGTTTTCGCAGGTGGTTTCGCGATCGCGTCAAAGAAGTTTTCCAAAACGTTGATATCATTCTCGCCCCAACAACACCATGTTTTGCACCTTTAATCGGGCAAAAAACAATGATTTTAGATGGCGAAGAAATTTTAATTCGTCCACATTTAGGACTTTTCACCCAACCACTATCCTTTATCGGTTTACCCGTTTTATCTGTTCCAATTCACCATCCTGGTTCTTTACCTTTAGGCGTACAATTAATCGCTGCACCTTATAATGAAGCACTCATTTTACGTGTTGCGGCTGTATTAGAAGCAAAAGGCATCGTTTCCACTTATACTTCTTGA
- a CDS encoding DUF4089 domain-containing protein has translation MEKFDVAEYVDRTAAVLNLEIHPEYRENVVANFERIHAIAQLVNEFPLLETVEALPTFEP, from the coding sequence ATGGAGAAATTTGATGTGGCAGAATATGTCGATCGCACAGCTGCGGTTCTCAACTTAGAAATTCATCCAGAATATCGAGAAAACGTCGTAGCAAATTTTGAGCGAATACACGCGATCGCGCAACTCGTTAACGAATTTCCGCTACTAGAAACTGTTGAAGCTTTACCAACGTTTGAACCATGA
- a CDS encoding MFS transporter, which yields MNNAIRLRSPDTFLVKATLLLVSTLTVMAGATIAPSLPAMRQHFSDVANADYLVRLVLTVPALFIAIGAPIAGTIIDRFGRKGLLSLAVFLYGLAGSSGFLLDAIGLILVGRMLLGLSVAAIMTTATTLIADYYLGAARAQFLGLQAAFMGFGGVVFLTLGGYLADVNWRLPFLIYLIAWLILPLVLLILPEPQRTMRTASQPLDVTSESIPWILLIVTYGIALLTQIVFYMIPVQLPFYLQQLTNANASQSGIAIALATLATSISALSYQHLKARFTFTNIYAIAFGLMGIGYLVISFARSYELVLVGLAIAGLGIGLLMPNMNVCLTSSTPVALRGRILGGLTTSFFLGQFTSPLVSQPLSTWLNLSTTYRLAGGLMLAVTALTLSVMIRWKYSDREPQR from the coding sequence ATGAATAACGCGATCAGACTTCGCAGCCCTGATACCTTTTTAGTTAAAGCAACCCTGCTTTTGGTGAGTACATTAACTGTTATGGCTGGCGCGACGATCGCGCCTTCGCTTCCGGCGATGCGACAGCACTTTTCTGATGTTGCTAATGCTGACTATTTAGTGAGGCTGGTACTGACAGTTCCTGCGCTATTCATTGCAATCGGAGCACCCATCGCTGGTACGATTATCGATCGCTTTGGTCGCAAAGGCTTGCTGAGTTTAGCCGTATTTCTCTACGGTTTAGCGGGAAGTTCTGGTTTTTTACTTGATGCGATCGGGTTGATTTTAGTCGGGCGAATGCTGCTAGGCTTGAGTGTCGCAGCGATTATGACGACAGCAACAACATTGATTGCAGATTACTATCTTGGGGCTGCTCGCGCGCAGTTTTTGGGTTTACAAGCAGCCTTTATGGGATTTGGTGGTGTCGTTTTTCTCACCTTAGGAGGTTATCTTGCAGATGTTAACTGGCGACTGCCTTTTTTAATTTATCTAATAGCGTGGCTGATTCTGCCGTTAGTTTTGCTGATATTACCCGAACCGCAGCGTACTATGAGAACTGCTTCACAACCGCTGGATGTAACTTCTGAATCAATTCCCTGGATACTGCTCATCGTGACGTATGGAATCGCACTGCTGACTCAAATCGTGTTTTACATGATTCCGGTGCAACTTCCCTTTTATCTTCAGCAACTTACCAACGCTAATGCCTCGCAAAGTGGAATTGCGATCGCACTTGCGACGCTAGCAACTTCGATTAGTGCCCTCAGTTATCAACACCTCAAGGCGCGTTTCACATTTACAAACATCTATGCGATCGCCTTTGGGCTAATGGGGATTGGCTATCTAGTTATTAGTTTTGCCCGTAGCTACGAACTCGTTTTAGTCGGGTTAGCGATCGCGGGATTAGGAATCGGGCTACTCATGCCCAATATGAATGTATGCTTAACCTCATCAACTCCCGTAGCGCTGCGCGGACGAATTTTAGGCGGATTGACAACGAGTTTCTTCCTAGGTCAGTTTACATCACCCTTAGTCAGTCAACCATTAAGCACTTGGCTAAACTTAAGTACAACCTACAGGCTTGCAGGAGGATTAATGCTAGCAGTAACCGCCCTTACCCTTAGCGTAATGATTCGCTGGAAATATAGCGATCGAGAACCTCAAAGATAA
- a CDS encoding FRG domain-containing protein yields MQEVIVNSVPEFVECIGDINRGKRALYRGQRRDLHLLPKIARISTTIPVLEAEQAMLNNFKLLSVPLLKEKPDNDWEWLAIMQHHGLATRLLDWSVIPLAALWFTVCKPAAENQNGVIWLFHPDAEDYISTLKPQDPFQIDRISLLQPRLVTERIKAQWGWFTAHYYDVEAGTFAALNTDPTYIPRLTKLIIPSDKFALFRFQLDRLGVNSAELFPDLEGLCAHLEWLYTKLADERYENEKYNLQKVFMPLPKTD; encoded by the coding sequence ATGCAAGAAGTAATTGTTAACTCCGTCCCTGAATTTGTTGAATGCATTGGCGACATTAATCGAGGTAAACGCGCGCTTTATCGCGGGCAAAGAAGAGATTTACACCTATTACCTAAAATCGCCCGCATATCAACTACAATACCCGTTCTTGAAGCAGAACAGGCGATGCTGAATAACTTTAAACTGCTAAGCGTTCCCTTACTCAAGGAAAAACCAGATAATGATTGGGAATGGTTAGCAATCATGCAACATCACGGACTCGCAACTCGACTACTCGATTGGAGTGTGATTCCGCTAGCTGCACTTTGGTTTACAGTCTGCAAGCCAGCTGCTGAAAATCAAAATGGCGTGATTTGGCTTTTTCATCCTGACGCTGAAGATTATATATCTACTTTAAAGCCTCAAGATCCATTTCAAATCGATAGAATTTCCTTGCTGCAACCAAGACTCGTTACAGAGAGAATTAAGGCGCAGTGGGGCTGGTTTACAGCACACTATTACGATGTGGAAGCAGGAACATTTGCGGCACTGAATACAGATCCAACTTACATCCCGCGCTTGACAAAGTTAATTATCCCGTCAGACAAATTTGCACTTTTCCGGTTTCAACTCGATCGTTTAGGAGTGAATTCAGCAGAACTATTTCCTGATTTAGAAGGACTTTGCGCGCATCTTGAATGGCTTTATACAAAACTTGCTGATGAAAGGTATGAAAATGAAAAATACAACTTGCAAAAAGTTTTTATGCCGCTTCCTAAAACCGATTAA